A region of Streptomyces sp. NBC_01750 DNA encodes the following proteins:
- a CDS encoding restriction endonuclease fold toxin-2 domain-containing protein has translation MSLVGVVRRVNRWARRTCPRTDVRLLGLRKTQSGQSAIEYVGLVAVVVAIVGALLATGIGPTIAEGLSTQVCKITGGENCGGGGAPQAQGDPDDQGGQDDPGGTGDSGGTGDPASDNGGDDGHKTQTQLDYDKALKELQDARTAEKSDQDKALEAAKELAKILAEELGITDALDCITKGDMGACTETLINVLLSVIGGAVGKLAAKYGAPWKWKKAVELVRKLKKHGGELYDGLKGLIKNRKRVGDAEKKLADARKKLDAEKKKPKDGDKPTACPVSHSFPPGTPVLLAGGRRIPIETVRVGDRVRATDPASGATVARQVTDTITTREDKAFTRLIARTQSGPAVITATDTHPFWVVDLRRWVHAGEIRPGAFLRTSAGTAIQIGAVRSFVKRQTTHDLTVSGIHTYYVAVGDSSALVHNNDCLTKYKLKLKTRPANYGNPRQRAYQRRHAGDTEYQAEGGGEKVWADGFDSNTGELIDAKFVDKPDRSPFIKDSKAPDFIREKVDAEINDEFRRYAAVLKDKGTPVNKLRIVTNDPRAVQYFQDKLRQYGIPGQVVVKP, from the coding sequence ATGTCGCTTGTGGGGGTTGTTCGCCGAGTCAATCGTTGGGCGCGTAGGACATGCCCGCGCACCGACGTGCGGCTGCTGGGGCTGCGGAAGACGCAGTCGGGCCAGTCGGCGATCGAGTACGTGGGTCTGGTCGCCGTTGTCGTGGCGATCGTCGGGGCACTGCTGGCAACTGGTATCGGCCCCACCATCGCCGAAGGGCTCAGCACCCAGGTGTGCAAGATCACCGGCGGCGAGAACTGTGGCGGAGGTGGCGCCCCCCAGGCACAGGGCGACCCGGACGATCAAGGCGGGCAGGACGATCCGGGCGGCACCGGCGACTCCGGCGGCACCGGCGATCCCGCCTCCGACAACGGCGGCGACGACGGTCACAAGACACAGACCCAACTCGACTACGACAAGGCGCTCAAGGAGCTCCAGGACGCCCGGACCGCGGAGAAGTCCGACCAGGACAAGGCGCTCGAGGCCGCGAAGGAACTCGCGAAGATCCTCGCCGAGGAACTTGGCATCACCGACGCCCTCGACTGCATCACCAAGGGGGACATGGGCGCCTGCACCGAGACCCTCATCAATGTGCTCCTCAGTGTCATCGGTGGTGCGGTCGGGAAACTCGCGGCGAAGTACGGCGCGCCATGGAAATGGAAGAAGGCCGTCGAGCTCGTCAGGAAGCTCAAGAAGCACGGCGGAGAGCTGTACGACGGGCTGAAGGGGCTCATCAAGAACCGCAAGCGGGTCGGGGATGCGGAGAAGAAGCTCGCCGACGCGAGGAAGAAGCTCGACGCCGAGAAGAAGAAACCCAAGGACGGCGACAAACCGACCGCATGTCCGGTCAGCCACAGCTTCCCGCCCGGCACACCGGTCCTGCTCGCCGGCGGCCGACGTATTCCCATCGAGACGGTACGTGTCGGCGACCGTGTCAGGGCGACCGACCCGGCGAGCGGAGCGACCGTCGCCCGGCAGGTCACGGACACCATCACCACCCGCGAGGACAAGGCCTTCACCCGTCTCATCGCGCGTACGCAGTCCGGTCCCGCCGTGATCACCGCGACCGACACCCACCCATTCTGGGTGGTGGATCTCCGTCGCTGGGTCCATGCGGGCGAAATCCGCCCCGGAGCGTTCCTTCGCACCTCGGCCGGTACCGCGATCCAGATCGGCGCCGTCCGGAGCTTCGTCAAGCGACAGACCACGCACGACCTCACCGTCAGCGGTATCCACACGTACTACGTGGCGGTGGGCGACAGCTCGGCGCTCGTCCACAACAACGACTGCCTGACGAAGTACAAGCTCAAGCTGAAGACGCGTCCCGCCAACTACGGCAACCCCAGGCAGCGCGCGTACCAGCGCCGTCACGCCGGCGACACCGAGTACCAGGCCGAGGGCGGCGGCGAGAAGGTCTGGGCGGACGGCTTCGACTCCAACACCGGGGAACTGATTGACGCCAAGTTCGTCGACAAGCCCGACAGGAGCCCGTTCATCAAGGATTCCAAGGCGCCCGACTTCATCCGGGAGAAGGTGGACGCGGAGATCAACGACGAGTTCCGGAGGTACGCCGCCGTCCTCAAGGACAAGGGCACACCGGTGAACAAGCTGCGTATCGTCACGAATGATCCTCGCGCCGTGCAGTATTTCCAGGACAAGCTGCGCCAGTACGGAATCCCTGGCCAGGTTGTCGTGAAGCCGTGA
- a CDS encoding OmpA family protein, with translation MRATTPHRLKAQVRPAATSLAAAFLLVSFQLATANGASADDDPSIPPGSESTYTPPKIDSSNPGLKMRDGATLADSRVLDIVSIVESEGGEERREETNSNLKFALQAEVLFSKDSANLSPQANGRIAAIVAEIKKHNAKRIRVFGFTDNLGTYEHGQVLSKKRAGAVHGVLAQQLADAGITYEVRGYSEDYPIADNATEEGRTKNRRVEVSFPTGGSS, from the coding sequence ATGCGTGCCACGACGCCTCACAGGCTCAAGGCCCAAGTGCGCCCAGCAGCGACCTCACTCGCCGCGGCGTTCCTGCTCGTCAGCTTCCAGCTCGCCACGGCGAACGGCGCGTCGGCCGACGACGATCCGAGCATCCCGCCGGGCAGCGAATCGACGTACACACCGCCGAAGATCGACAGCAGCAATCCCGGCCTGAAGATGCGCGACGGCGCGACCCTCGCCGATTCGCGGGTGCTGGACATCGTCTCGATCGTCGAGTCCGAGGGCGGTGAGGAGCGCCGCGAGGAAACCAACTCGAATCTGAAGTTCGCCCTGCAGGCCGAAGTTCTCTTCAGCAAGGACAGTGCGAACCTCTCTCCCCAGGCGAACGGCCGGATCGCCGCAATCGTTGCGGAGATCAAGAAGCACAACGCAAAGAGGATCCGGGTCTTCGGATTCACGGACAACCTCGGCACCTACGAACACGGCCAGGTCCTTTCCAAGAAGCGCGCCGGCGCCGTTCACGGTGTGCTCGCGCAGCAGTTGGCCGACGCCGGGATCACCTACGAGGTCCGCGGCTACAGCGAGGACTACCCGATCGCCGACAACGCCACGGAGGAGGGCCGTACGAAGAACCGCAGGGTCGAGGTCTCTTTCCCGACAGGTGGAAGCAGCTGA
- a CDS encoding DUF192 domain-containing protein — protein sequence MGRRRQWRDGNGSLRIAEADEAAEPGPGVPVRSLDPLVPVEIAASYGTRRRGLLGRNGIEGAILLTPCNSVHTFRMRFAIDVAYLDKKLRVVDVHTMKPGRLGKPRLRARHVLESQAGAMADWGVRPGVQLTIEL from the coding sequence ATGGGCCGAAGGCGGCAATGGCGGGATGGCAATGGGTCGTTGAGAATCGCAGAGGCGGACGAGGCGGCGGAGCCGGGGCCGGGGGTTCCTGTGAGGTCGTTGGATCCTCTGGTTCCGGTGGAGATCGCGGCCTCGTACGGGACGCGGCGGCGCGGACTGCTGGGACGGAACGGTATCGAGGGCGCGATCCTGCTGACCCCGTGCAACAGCGTCCACACCTTCCGGATGCGCTTCGCCATCGATGTGGCGTATCTGGACAAGAAGTTGAGGGTCGTGGACGTCCACACGATGAAGCCGGGCAGGCTCGGAAAGCCGCGGCTCAGAGCGCGCCATGTGCTGGAATCGCAGGCGGGGGCGATGGCGGACTGGGGCGTACGTCCGGGCGTACAGCTGACGATCGAGCTCTGA
- a CDS encoding response regulator transcription factor, with amino-acid sequence MPDDISRSSGQNWTQQSHVSQHTSSHSTPLSSDHTTGIPLASAPPVTTGEFPALPGPAAMPAAPPLRVVVADDNPVVRAGLTVLLQGRDDLEVVAEAADGRQAYDAAVHHRPDVVLLDVRMPGVDGLSALPHLVRLAPVLMMTYSRESAIVHEALRLGAGGYLVHGEFTADQLVAAVRDIKQGRAHFTHSASSALLASVRGDAAEGREGQPLPEGLGAALTGSGSPPVPRESSATAYATPGQDARHHPASQSGQGFRAGPSQQEFAQQSSLTQANVAHSSSGSDVVGGPRGVIAELSQREVEVMELIASGMTNQQIADSCFISQKTVKNHINRIFAKLNAGSRGEAIAIWHGMAQGGSLRHG; translated from the coding sequence ATGCCGGACGACATCTCCCGCAGCTCGGGACAGAACTGGACCCAGCAGTCCCATGTCTCGCAGCACACGTCCTCGCACTCCACCCCGCTCAGCTCAGACCACACCACGGGCATCCCGCTCGCCTCCGCGCCGCCCGTGACAACCGGCGAATTCCCCGCCCTCCCGGGCCCGGCCGCGATGCCGGCCGCCCCGCCCCTGAGGGTTGTCGTCGCCGACGACAACCCCGTCGTACGTGCAGGCCTGACCGTGCTGCTGCAGGGTCGTGACGACCTCGAAGTCGTCGCGGAAGCCGCCGACGGACGCCAGGCCTACGATGCGGCCGTCCACCACCGCCCTGACGTGGTACTGCTGGACGTCCGGATGCCGGGCGTCGACGGACTCTCGGCCCTGCCACACCTGGTGCGCCTGGCTCCTGTGCTGATGATGACGTACAGCCGGGAGAGCGCGATCGTGCATGAAGCGCTGCGGCTGGGCGCGGGCGGCTACCTCGTACACGGCGAGTTCACCGCCGACCAACTGGTCGCCGCGGTGAGGGACATCAAGCAGGGCCGGGCGCACTTCACGCACTCCGCCTCCAGCGCACTGCTGGCCAGTGTCCGTGGGGACGCGGCGGAAGGACGGGAGGGACAGCCGCTGCCCGAGGGGCTGGGTGCGGCTCTCACCGGGTCCGGGTCTCCGCCTGTCCCTCGGGAATCGTCTGCGACCGCATACGCGACACCGGGGCAGGATGCCCGTCATCATCCGGCGAGTCAGTCGGGACAGGGCTTTCGGGCCGGTCCGAGCCAACAGGAATTTGCTCAACAGTCTTCGCTTACGCAAGCGAATGTGGCACATTCTTCTTCAGGCTCCGATGTAGTCGGAGGACCGCGAGGAGTGATCGCCGAGTTGAGCCAGCGGGAGGTCGAGGTGATGGAGCTGATTGCGTCCGGCATGACCAACCAGCAGATCGCCGACTCCTGCTTCATCAGTCAGAAGACGGTCAAGAACCACATCAACCGCATCTTTGCCAAGTTGAATGCGGGTAGTAGGGGCGAGGCCATCGCCATCTGGCACGGCATGGCGCAAGGGGGGTCGTTACGGCATGGCTGA